A stretch of Apis cerana isolate GH-2021 linkage group LG1, AcerK_1.0, whole genome shotgun sequence DNA encodes these proteins:
- the LOC107997677 gene encoding transmembrane channel-like protein isoform X3 — protein sequence MQIIPIAEEEDNEDEYSASACEIMQRRSSSRRQSRRKRRPSSPFSIEAESMLRRRSSVYTISSGETAISMEESGSQEQIFEKLKLHKEVLSGVKQQPWPLRRKIKLVRQAKSYVRRHEGVLQERLAQTRSTKDAIARVSLFATKKWQYFRREIVNLQTWLIPWEFRIKEIESHFGSAVASYFIFLRWLFWINLVMAIILVAFVAIPEVLTADVTAAGERKIMLEEEKIKSKHLLTLWEFEGILKYSPFFYGWYTNQDSQSGYRLPLAYFVTNLVVYIYSFLAILRKMAENSRLSKLSEKEDECAFSWRLFTGWDFMIGNPETAHNRTANLVLGFKEALLEEAEKEKDERNWKIILMRIFVNVSVIALLGLSAYVVVKIVARSSKELEQSNWWRQNEITVVLSLITYLFPVFFEILGLLESYHPRKQLRLQLARILFLNMLNLYSLIFALFEKIDSMKQLRDQSIKNCTYKPIKCDKSMLKSQQFMTLTSLSLILANNITGMQYSKKEITETTLPKFSLLPTNLYLNPILDEKFLEEMYNFEDYPPADYDNYDYIKTNESNEITLYPPIENTTEDVNFTTEIIENDNISGTTIFIVLENFTETSFLNEETNTTFTTSISFNESVIYSDETTEKIDYNMSTTRDIDSNDITETFDASSERDGVTEMKENSTSLSTQDNYQHLIITTLNTNVESATITNKFTEKSIPTEMIDKISTTLESSTLDESVIPLLEKDTRYVKCFEYVCTVTQDTISSSKQLDLKTRKKLRHSCWETVFGQELAKLTVMDLIIIIANTLTIDFIRAVFVRFMNGCWCWDLEKQFPQYGDFKIAENILHLVLNQGMIWMGMFFSPGLMVLNLFKLGILMYLRSWAVMTCNIPHEVVFRASRSNNFYFALLLIMLFLCVLPVGYAIVWVKPSLYCGPFSGYKKIYHVATKNLTNSLPELIKRCLDYIVSPGIVIPLIVLMILIIYYMISLTGSLREANNDLKIQLRHERTEERRKLFKIAKKREEMSDTLKWKKMLPVLSKNSITKKILKDDSEVVEIENASIEVYVDERKNSVSELTDKFMEQDVILHDQTQHTFSESDNNEKEPVTSRTVYLLHLKIEFDDDGDEANPSFTIWKKTKFSHFNSRLNSHKTYVLFI from the exons ATGCAGATAATCCCTATAGCTG AAGAGGAGGATAACGAGGATGAATACTCTGCTTCGGCGTGCGAGATCATGCAACGACGAAGTTCTAGCCGTCGGCAAAGTAGGCGAAAACGTCGACCGTCCTCTCCTTTCAGCATCGAAGCTGAGAGTATGCTTCGTCGAAGATCTTCCGTTTATACTATAAGCTCCGGAGA AACCGCGATCTCGATGGAGGAGAGCGGAAGCCAGGAGCAGATATTCGAGAAACTGAAGTTGCACAAAGAGGTGTTGAGCGGAGTGAAGCAACAACCTTGGCCACTTCGTAGGAAAATAAAGCTGGTGCGGCAAGCGAAGTCGTACGTGAGAAGGCACGAGGGCGTCCTTCAGGAAAGGTTGGCCCAGACTCGAAGCACTAAAGACGCCATTGCGCGCGTTTCTCTGTTCGCCACGaaa AAATGGCAATATTTCCGTAGAGAGATAGTGAACCTCCAAACGTGGCTGATTCCCTGGGAATTTCGCATAAAAGAGATCGAGTCGCATTTTGGCTCGGCGGTAGCCTCGTACTTCATTTTCCTTCGATGGCTGTTTTGGATTAATCTCGTCATGGCGATTATCCTCGTTGCCTTCGTGGCAATTCCCGAG GTGCTCACGGCAGATGTAACTGCGGCGGGGGAACGGAAGATTATGCTCGAAGAGGAGAAAATAAAGTCGAAGCACTTGCTAACTCTATGGGAATTCGAGGGAATCTTGAAGTACTCGCCATTTTTTTACGGCTGGTACACCAACCAAGATTCGCAAAGCGGTTATAGATTACCTCTAGCTTATTTCGTCACTAATCTGGTGGTTTACATCTACAGTTTCCTCGCCATATTGCGCAA GATGGCAGAAAATTCTCGGTTGAGCAAACTCAGTGAAAAAGAGGACGAATGCGCGTTTTCCTGGAGATTATTCACAGGTTGGGACTTCATGATCGGCAATCCTGAAACCGCACATAATAGGACGGCGAATCTCGTGCTTGGATTCAAAGAAGCTTTATTGGAAGAGGCCGAGAAGGAAAAAGACGAGAGAAA ttggAAGATAATATTGATGAGGATCTTCGTTAATGTATCAGTGATAGCGTTATTGGGATTGTCGGCGTATGTCGTAGTGAAAATTGTTGCACGAAGTTCCAAGGAACTCGAACAGAGTAATTGGTGGCGTCAAAACGAAATTACAGTCGTGCTGTCACTAATCACATATCTGTTCCCTGTATTCTTCGAGATATTGGGCCTGCTGGAGAGCTATCATCCCAGGAAGCAGCTGCGTTTACAGCTTGCACG aatattatttttgaacatgCTGAATCTgtattctttgatatttgctttatttgaaaaaattgattcaatg aaACAATTAAGGGATCAATCGATTAAGAATTGCACGTATAAGCCTATTAAATGTGATAAAAGTATGTTGAAATCACAACAATTCATGACATTAACATCTTTAAGTTTAATCTTGGCAAATAATATAACTGGAATGCAATAtagtaagaaagaaattactgAAACAA CTCTGCCAAAATTTTCACTGCTGCcaacaaatttatatctaaaccCGATACTCGATGAAAAGTTCCTGGAAGAAATGTACAATTTCGAAGATTATCCTCCTGCGGATTACGATAAttacgattatattaaaacaaacgaatcgaatgaaattacattatatcctCCAATCGAGAATACGACTGAGGATGTCAATTTTACAACggaaataatcgaaaacgaTAACATCAGTGGAACaactattttcattgttttagaaaattttaccgAAACTTCCTTTTTAAACGAAGAAACTAACACCACTTTTACGACTAGTATCTCCTTCAACGAATCTGTAATTTATTCGGATGAAACGACCGAAAAAATCGACTATAACATGAGTACAACTAGAGATATTGATTCGAATGACATTACCGAAACCTTCGATGCAAGTTCAGAGAGAGATGGAGTCACAGAAATGAAAGAGAATTCAACATCATTATCGACACAAGATAATTATCAACATTTGATAATTACAACGTTAAATACAAACGTGGAATCCGCGacaattacgaataaatttactGAGAAATCTATTCCTACAGAaatgattgataaaatttctaccACTCTTGAATCTTCGACATTGGACGAAAGTGTGATTCCTCTATTAGAAAAAGATACAAGATACGTGAAGTGTTTCGAATACGTATGCACGGTCACACAAGATACAA TCTCCTCGTCGAAACAGTTAGATCTGAAAACTCGAAAGAAGCTTCGCCATTCGTGTTGGGAAACGGTATTTGGACAAGAACTTGCTAAGCTTACTGTAATGGACTtg ataattatcaTAGCAAATACATTGACTATAGATTTTATTCGTGCTGTCTTCGTGCGATTCATGAATGGTTGCTGGTGTTGGGATCTTGAGAAACAATTCCCTCAATACGgtgatttcaaaattgctGAAAATATACTTCATTTAGTGCTCAATCAAGGAATGATATGGATGGGAATGTTTTTTAGTCCTGGATTAATGGtattaaatcttttcaaaCTTGGAATTCTCATGTACCTTAGATCTTGGGCTGTTATGACTTGTAATATACCGCATGAAGTAGTTTTTCGAGCTTCCAG atctaacaatttttactttgctctattgttaataatgttattcttGTGCGTTCTACCCGTTGGCTATGCTATAGTTTGGGTAAAACCATCGTTGTATTGCGGTCCATTCTCTggttacaagaaaatttatcatgtAGCCACGAAAAACCTCACTAATTCTCTTCCTGAGTTAATTAAGAG GTGTCTTGATTATATTGTCTCTCCTGGCATAGTAATTCCATTAATTGTTCTCAtgatacttattatttattatatgatatcacTTACCGGTTCATTGAGAGAGgctaataatgatttaaag ATACAATTGCGCCATGAACGTACCGAAGAACggcgaaaattattcaaaatagcgaaaaagagagaagaaatgtCCGACACGttgaaatggaagaaaatgtTACCAGTTTTATCTAAAAACTcgataacaaagaaaattcttaaag atgatTCAGAAGTTGTAGAAATAGAAAACGCATCGATAGAAGTTTACGTagatgaaaggaaaaattcagTTTCGGAATTAACGGATAAATTTATGGAACAGGACGTAATATTACATGACCAGACACAACACACATTTTCTGAAagtgataataatgaaaaagaaccAGTTACCAGcag
- the LOC107997677 gene encoding transmembrane channel-like protein isoform X5, translating into MQIIPIAEEEDNEDEYSASACEIMQRRSSSRRQSRRKRRPSSPFSIEAESMLRRRSSVYTISSGETAISMEESGSQEQIFEKLKLHKEVLSGVKQQPWPLRRKIKLVRQAKSYVRRHEGVLQERLAQTRSTKDAIARVSLFATKKWQYFRREIVNLQTWLIPWEFRIKEIESHFGSAVASYFIFLRWLFWINLVMAIILVAFVAIPEVLTADVTAAGERKIMLEEEKIKSKHLLTLWEFEGILKYSPFFYGWYTNQDSQSGYRLPLAYFVTNLVVYIYSFLAILRKMAENSRLSKLSEKEDECAFSWRLFTGWDFMIGNPETAHNRTANLVLGFKEALLEEAEKEKDERNWKIILMRIFVNVSVIALLGLSAYVVVKIVARSSKELEQSNWWRQNEITVVLSLITYLFPVFFEILGLLESYHPRKQLRLQLARILFLNMLNLYSLIFALFEKIDSMKQLRDQSIKNCTYKPIKCDKSMLKSQQFMTLTSLSLILANNITGMQYSKKEITETTLPKFSLLPTNLYLNPILDEKFLEEMYNFEDYPPADYDNYDYIKTNESNEITLYPPIENTTEDVNFTTEIIENDNISGTTIFIVLENFTETSFLNEETNTTFTTSISFNESVIYSDETTEKIDYNMSTTRDIDSNDITETFDASSERDGVTEMKENSTSLSTQDNYQHLIITTLNTNVESATITNKFTEKSIPTEMIDKISTTLESSTLDESVIPLLEKDTRYVKCFEYVCTVTQDTISSSKQLDLKTRKKLRHSCWETVFGQELAKLTIIIIANTLTIDFIRAVFVRFMNGCWCWDLEKQFPQYGDFKIAENILHLVLNQGMIWMGMFFSPGLMVLNLFKLGILMYLRSWAVMTCNIPHEVVFRASRSNNFYFALLLIMLFLCVLPVGYAIVWVKPSLYCGPFSGYKKIYHVATKNLTNSLPELIKRCLDYIVSPGIVIPLIVLMILIIYYMISLTGSLREANNDLKIQLRHERTEERRKLFKIAKKREEMSDTLKWKKMLPVLSKNSITKKILKDDSEVVEIENASIEVYVDERKNSVSELTDKFMEQDVILHDQTQHTFSESDNNEKEPVTSSRLIKVLHNSWESQSSDYAIIPEIRINEIKKESENNFQTTFTKDYDEEKR; encoded by the exons ATGCAGATAATCCCTATAGCTG AAGAGGAGGATAACGAGGATGAATACTCTGCTTCGGCGTGCGAGATCATGCAACGACGAAGTTCTAGCCGTCGGCAAAGTAGGCGAAAACGTCGACCGTCCTCTCCTTTCAGCATCGAAGCTGAGAGTATGCTTCGTCGAAGATCTTCCGTTTATACTATAAGCTCCGGAGA AACCGCGATCTCGATGGAGGAGAGCGGAAGCCAGGAGCAGATATTCGAGAAACTGAAGTTGCACAAAGAGGTGTTGAGCGGAGTGAAGCAACAACCTTGGCCACTTCGTAGGAAAATAAAGCTGGTGCGGCAAGCGAAGTCGTACGTGAGAAGGCACGAGGGCGTCCTTCAGGAAAGGTTGGCCCAGACTCGAAGCACTAAAGACGCCATTGCGCGCGTTTCTCTGTTCGCCACGaaa AAATGGCAATATTTCCGTAGAGAGATAGTGAACCTCCAAACGTGGCTGATTCCCTGGGAATTTCGCATAAAAGAGATCGAGTCGCATTTTGGCTCGGCGGTAGCCTCGTACTTCATTTTCCTTCGATGGCTGTTTTGGATTAATCTCGTCATGGCGATTATCCTCGTTGCCTTCGTGGCAATTCCCGAG GTGCTCACGGCAGATGTAACTGCGGCGGGGGAACGGAAGATTATGCTCGAAGAGGAGAAAATAAAGTCGAAGCACTTGCTAACTCTATGGGAATTCGAGGGAATCTTGAAGTACTCGCCATTTTTTTACGGCTGGTACACCAACCAAGATTCGCAAAGCGGTTATAGATTACCTCTAGCTTATTTCGTCACTAATCTGGTGGTTTACATCTACAGTTTCCTCGCCATATTGCGCAA GATGGCAGAAAATTCTCGGTTGAGCAAACTCAGTGAAAAAGAGGACGAATGCGCGTTTTCCTGGAGATTATTCACAGGTTGGGACTTCATGATCGGCAATCCTGAAACCGCACATAATAGGACGGCGAATCTCGTGCTTGGATTCAAAGAAGCTTTATTGGAAGAGGCCGAGAAGGAAAAAGACGAGAGAAA ttggAAGATAATATTGATGAGGATCTTCGTTAATGTATCAGTGATAGCGTTATTGGGATTGTCGGCGTATGTCGTAGTGAAAATTGTTGCACGAAGTTCCAAGGAACTCGAACAGAGTAATTGGTGGCGTCAAAACGAAATTACAGTCGTGCTGTCACTAATCACATATCTGTTCCCTGTATTCTTCGAGATATTGGGCCTGCTGGAGAGCTATCATCCCAGGAAGCAGCTGCGTTTACAGCTTGCACG aatattatttttgaacatgCTGAATCTgtattctttgatatttgctttatttgaaaaaattgattcaatg aaACAATTAAGGGATCAATCGATTAAGAATTGCACGTATAAGCCTATTAAATGTGATAAAAGTATGTTGAAATCACAACAATTCATGACATTAACATCTTTAAGTTTAATCTTGGCAAATAATATAACTGGAATGCAATAtagtaagaaagaaattactgAAACAA CTCTGCCAAAATTTTCACTGCTGCcaacaaatttatatctaaaccCGATACTCGATGAAAAGTTCCTGGAAGAAATGTACAATTTCGAAGATTATCCTCCTGCGGATTACGATAAttacgattatattaaaacaaacgaatcgaatgaaattacattatatcctCCAATCGAGAATACGACTGAGGATGTCAATTTTACAACggaaataatcgaaaacgaTAACATCAGTGGAACaactattttcattgttttagaaaattttaccgAAACTTCCTTTTTAAACGAAGAAACTAACACCACTTTTACGACTAGTATCTCCTTCAACGAATCTGTAATTTATTCGGATGAAACGACCGAAAAAATCGACTATAACATGAGTACAACTAGAGATATTGATTCGAATGACATTACCGAAACCTTCGATGCAAGTTCAGAGAGAGATGGAGTCACAGAAATGAAAGAGAATTCAACATCATTATCGACACAAGATAATTATCAACATTTGATAATTACAACGTTAAATACAAACGTGGAATCCGCGacaattacgaataaatttactGAGAAATCTATTCCTACAGAaatgattgataaaatttctaccACTCTTGAATCTTCGACATTGGACGAAAGTGTGATTCCTCTATTAGAAAAAGATACAAGATACGTGAAGTGTTTCGAATACGTATGCACGGTCACACAAGATACAA TCTCCTCGTCGAAACAGTTAGATCTGAAAACTCGAAAGAAGCTTCGCCATTCGTGTTGGGAAACGGTATTTGGACAAGAACTTGCTAAGCTTACT ataattatcaTAGCAAATACATTGACTATAGATTTTATTCGTGCTGTCTTCGTGCGATTCATGAATGGTTGCTGGTGTTGGGATCTTGAGAAACAATTCCCTCAATACGgtgatttcaaaattgctGAAAATATACTTCATTTAGTGCTCAATCAAGGAATGATATGGATGGGAATGTTTTTTAGTCCTGGATTAATGGtattaaatcttttcaaaCTTGGAATTCTCATGTACCTTAGATCTTGGGCTGTTATGACTTGTAATATACCGCATGAAGTAGTTTTTCGAGCTTCCAG atctaacaatttttactttgctctattgttaataatgttattcttGTGCGTTCTACCCGTTGGCTATGCTATAGTTTGGGTAAAACCATCGTTGTATTGCGGTCCATTCTCTggttacaagaaaatttatcatgtAGCCACGAAAAACCTCACTAATTCTCTTCCTGAGTTAATTAAGAG GTGTCTTGATTATATTGTCTCTCCTGGCATAGTAATTCCATTAATTGTTCTCAtgatacttattatttattatatgatatcacTTACCGGTTCATTGAGAGAGgctaataatgatttaaag ATACAATTGCGCCATGAACGTACCGAAGAACggcgaaaattattcaaaatagcgaaaaagagagaagaaatgtCCGACACGttgaaatggaagaaaatgtTACCAGTTTTATCTAAAAACTcgataacaaagaaaattcttaaag atgatTCAGAAGTTGTAGAAATAGAAAACGCATCGATAGAAGTTTACGTagatgaaaggaaaaattcagTTTCGGAATTAACGGATAAATTTATGGAACAGGACGTAATATTACATGACCAGACACAACACACATTTTCTGAAagtgataataatgaaaaagaaccAGTTACCAGcag taggTTGATAAAAGTTTTACACAATTCTTGGGAATCACAGTCCAGTGATTACGCTATTATACCAGAGATTCGCATAAACGAGATCAAGAAGGAgtcagaaaataattttcaaacaactTTTACAAAAGATTATGATgaagaaaagagataa